A genomic window from Triticum urartu cultivar G1812 chromosome 7, Tu2.1, whole genome shotgun sequence includes:
- the LOC125521833 gene encoding anthocyanidin 3-O-glucosyltransferase 2-like: MAAKPTIVLLPAWGVGHFMPMIEAGKRMLQCTSSSALSLTVLLMPAPTAQAESDIADHVRREEEQAGATDIRFLHLPSVPLPTDHTGVEEWISRIVQLHVPHIRAAVAGLACPVAALVLDIFFTPALDVSRDLALPAYVYFTSGAAMLALLLRAPSLQDEVEGEFELEGAVDVPGLPPLPPSFLPETLLDKKSPTYAWFLYTGRRYMEANGIIVNTAAELEPGVLAAIAEGRCTRGARAPTVYPIGPAISLITSPLAEQSQPHECVRWLDSQPPSSVMFLCFGSKGMLPPPQVHEIAHGLERSGHRFLLVLRGLPVDTTMGARDPTDANLAELLPEGFLDKTKGRGLVWPTRAPQKEILAHAAVGGFVTHCGWNSILESLWFGVPMLPWPLAADQHLNAFAVVHGMGAAVPLEMDRKRGNYVEAAQLERAVRSLMGGGGGGGEEAREKAMEMKRACRNAVEQSGSSHASLQRLSEELVRGAVLPKRGSTHTT; the protein is encoded by the coding sequence ATGGCAGCAAAACCGACCATCGTCCTACTGCCTGCGTGGGGCGTCGGCCACTTCATGCCCATGATCGAGGCCGGCAAGCGGATGCTCCAATGCACCAGCAGCAGCGCCCTCTCGCTCACGGTGCTCCTCATGCCGGCCCCGACGGCGCAGGCCGAGTCCGACATCGCCGACCACGTGCGCCGGGAAGAGGAACAAGCCGGCGCCACCGACATCCGCTTCCTTCACCTCCCGTCCGTGCCGCTCCCGACCGACCACACCGGCGTCGAGGAGTGGATCTCCCGCATCGTGCAGCTCCACGTGCCCCACATCCGGGCCGCCGTCGCCGGCCTCGCGTGCCCGGTCGCCGCGCTCGTCCTCGACATCTTCTTCACCCCGGCGCTCGACGTGTCCCGCGACCTCGCCCTGCCGGCCTACGTCTACTTCACCTCCGGCGCCGCGATGCTGGCGCTGCTGCTGCGCGCGCCGTCGCTGCAGGACGAGGTGGAGGGGGAGTTTGAACTTGAAGGCGCGGTGGACGTGCCCGGGCTCCCGCCGCTGCCGCCCTCCTTCCTGCCGGAGACCTTGCTGGACAAAAAGAGCCCGACCTACGCATGGTTCCTGTACACTGGGAGGCGCTACATGGAAGCCAACGGCATCATCGTCAACACGGCAGCGGAGCTCGAGCCCGGAGTCCTCGCCGCCATCGCCGAGGGCCGGTGCACCCGCGGCGCCCGGGCCCCGACCGTGTACCCCATCGGCCCAGCAATCTCGCTAATAACAAGCCCGCTGGCCGAGCAGTCGCAGCCGCACGAGTGCGTGCGGTGGCTCGACTCGCAGCCTCCGAGCTCGGTGATGTTCCTCTGCTTCGGGAGCAAAGGGATGCTGCCTCCACCGCAGGTGCACGAGATAGCCCACGGCCTGGAGCGCAGCGGCCACCGCTTCCTCTTGGTGCTGCGCGGCCTGCCGGTGGACACCACGATGGGCGCGAGAGACCCGACGGACGCGAACCTCGCCGAGCTGCTCCCGGAGGGCTTCCTGGACAAGACGAAAGGGAGAGGGCTGGTGTGGCCGACGAGGGCGCCGCAGAAGGAGATACTGGCGCACGCCGCCGTCGGGGGCTTCGTCACGCACTGCGGCTGGAACTCCATCCTCGAGAGCCTCTGGTTCGGCGTGCCCATGCTACCCTGGCCGCTCGCCGCCGACCAGCACCTCAACGCCTTCGCGGTCGTCCACGGGATGGGCGCCGCCGTGCCGTTGGAGATGGACAGGAAGCGCGGGAACTACGTCGAGGCGGCGCAGCTGGAGCGGGCGGTCAGGTCCCTcatgggcggcggcggcggcggcggcgaggaggcgagGGAGAAGGCCATGGAGATGAAGCGCGCCTGCCGCAATGCCGTGGAACAGAGCGGTTCTTCCCACGCTTCGCTGCAGAGGCTCTCCGAGGAGCTCGTCCGAGGCGCGGTGCTGCCCAAAAGAGGAAGCACTCACACCACGTGA